A stretch of the Aegilops tauschii subsp. strangulata cultivar AL8/78 chromosome 4, Aet v6.0, whole genome shotgun sequence genome encodes the following:
- the LOC120963145 gene encoding uncharacterized protein produces the protein MGASVDVVPDWVGDLGESVGPVDYGCVRRCRHRRLATYLWLHGFRDALRGLLNETDAYMSVIHLSRLVQQGLWDDAIAYVSRFLRPVSHPQSDEAQVLLHFLMHHAAFASMVAGVPDRNLKYFNHKYNTRYLKHDDSISFDCLRIRSIVLSILHSEQVRSSLDWERVRCKASQIVQHLAYKAPELKNVALLPGGPMMPHDVLPIGFRYRRRRHVKEQDLPGPKTLAKIYLRTKKGLRSSTRSHKLNSGLTNKTRKWLVDLIDESLQAGLELQSSGKEGVPGASVSNATSGTAAHLTKNSGTSSLTNAAAPVAPVSRSMLGTLRTCAEVSGISSVTNQGAPATSVAQAVKLTDSAQNTGIASVTNAGI, from the exons ATGGGGGCCTCCGTCGACGTCGTCCCCGATTGGGTGGGCGACTTGGGCGAGTCCGTCGGCCCCGTCGACTACGGCTGCGTGCGCCGGTGCCGTCACCGCCGCCTCGCCACCTACCTCTGGCTCCACGGCTTCCGCGACGCCCTCCGAGG GTTGCTGAACGAGACGGACGCGTACATGAGCGTCATCCACCTGTCGCGGCTGgtgcagcaggggctgtgggacGACGCCATCGCCTACGTCTCCCGCTTCCTCCGCCCGGTCTCGCACCCGCAGAGCGACGAGGCCCAGGTGCTCCTCCACTTCCTCATGCACCACGCCGCCTTCGCCAGCATGGTCGCCGGCGTGCCCGACCGCAACCTCAAGTACTTCAACCACAAGTACAACACACGGTACCTCAAGCACGACGACTCCATCTCCTTCGACTGCCTCAGGATCCGCTCCATCGTCCTCTCCATTCTCCATTCGGAGCAAGTCAG ATCCTCGCTGGACTGGGAGCGCGTTCGTTGCAAGGCGTCTCAAATCGTCCAACACTTGGCTTATAAGGCTCCAGAGTTGAAAAACGTGGCCCTGTTGCCGGGCGGCCCGATGATGCCCCACGATGTGCTTCCCATCGGATTCAG GTACCGTAGGAGGCGTCATGTGAAGGAACAAGACCTGCCAGGACCTAAAACACTGGCCAAGATCTACCTTAGGACCAAAAAGGG GCTGCGTTCGTCGACCCGCAGTCACAAGTTAAATAGTG GATTGACGAACAAGACAAGGAAGTGGCTCGTAGATCTTATTG ATGAAAGCTTGCAAGCTGGTCTGGAACTTCAATCAAGTGGGAAGGAAG GTGTTCCTGGTGCTTCAGTCTCGAACGCCACGTCTGGTACCGCAGCACATCTTACTAAAAATTCTGGGACCTCGTCATTGACAAATGCAG CTGCTCCTGTTGCTCCAGTTTCGCGGAGTATGCTCGGTACCTTGAGAACATGTGCTGAAGTATCTGGTATCTCATCGGTGACCAATCAAG GTGCTCCTGCTACTTCAGTCGCGCAGGCAGTGAAGTTGACAGACAGTGCTCAGAACACTGGAATCGCATCAGTAACAAATGCAG GCATCTGA